From the Coriobacteriia bacterium genome, one window contains:
- the rplJ gene encoding 50S ribosomal protein L10: FGGEDPVAPAKVLTQFAKEHKALELKGGLVENQVVDADSVRAIATLPSREELIAKLLGTMLNPIVGFARVLNGPTEAFARTVQAVADQKAAA; this comes from the coding sequence TCTTCGGTGGTGAGGATCCCGTGGCCCCGGCCAAGGTCCTTACGCAGTTTGCGAAGGAGCACAAGGCCCTCGAGCTCAAGGGTGGGCTCGTTGAGAACCAGGTCGTTGACGCCGATAGCGTCAGGGCCATCGCGACGCTTCCGTCTCGCGAGGAGCTCATCGCCAAGCTGCTCGGCACGATGCTCAACCCGATCGTTGGCTTCGCTCGCGTCCTCAACGGCCCGACCGAAGCGTTCGCCCGCACCGTGCAAGCGGTTGCGGATCAGAAGGCCGCCGCATAA
- the rplL gene encoding 50S ribosomal protein L7/L12, which translates to MSALTNEEILEAIKVKPALELAELVKMMEETFGVSAAAPVAVAAAGGAAEAAPAEEQTAFDVVLESFGDNKIAVIKVVRELTGLGLKEAKDVVEGAPKAVLEGAAKEKADEAADKLKEAGATVAVK; encoded by the coding sequence ATGTCTGCTCTTACGAATGAAGAGATTCTCGAGGCTATCAAGGTAAAGCCGGCGCTTGAGCTGGCCGAGCTCGTCAAGATGATGGAGGAGACGTTCGGCGTCTCCGCCGCCGCTCCCGTTGCTGTCGCCGCCGCCGGTGGCGCCGCTGAGGCCGCTCCGGCCGAGGAGCAGACCGCGTTCGACGTCGTCCTCGAGAGCTTCGGCGACAACAAGATCGCCGTCATCAAGGTCGTCCGCGAGCTCACCGGTCTTGGCCTGAAAGAGGCCAAGGACGTCGTCGAGGGTGCCCCCAAGGCCGTCCTCGAGGGTGCCGCGAAGGAGAAGGCCGACGAGGCCGCCGACAAGCTCAAGGAAGCCGGCGCCACCGTCGCCGTCAAGTAA